From one Argonema galeatum A003/A1 genomic stretch:
- a CDS encoding XisI protein, which translates to MEKLERYRTYIQELLSEYAKLSKSDDEAETELVFDIQRDHYQVVHTGWKNRRPMYGCVLHLDIKGEKIWIHHDGTEIGIADELVKLGVPKLDIVLAFHEPLVRQYTGFGVGVESQSEGKELEGVKSK; encoded by the coding sequence ATGGAAAAACTAGAACGCTATCGCACTTATATCCAAGAGTTGTTGAGTGAGTATGCCAAACTGAGCAAGTCCGATGATGAAGCTGAAACAGAGTTAGTTTTTGATATTCAACGCGACCATTATCAAGTTGTACATACGGGTTGGAAGAATCGAAGACCTATGTATGGGTGTGTGTTACATCTGGATATTAAAGGTGAGAAAATTTGGATACACCATGATGGTACGGAGATTGGGATTGCTGATGAGTTAGTGAAGTTGGGAGTACCAAAATTAGATATTGTTTTGGCATTTCATGAACCTTTGGTGAGGCAATATACAGGGTTTGGTGTGGGAGTTGAGAGCCAATCTGAAGGCAAGGAGTTAGAAGGGGTTAAGAGCAAGTAA
- a CDS encoding inorganic diphosphatase: MDLSRIPAQPKPGLINVLIEITAGSKNKYEYDKELQAFALDRVLYSSVKYPYDYGFVPNTLADDGDPLDGMVIMDEPTFPGCVIAARPIGMLEMIDGGDRDEKILCVPDKDPRYAEVRSLKDLQPHRLYEIAEFFKSYKNLEKKAVEILGWQDVDHVMPLVEKCIKAVS; the protein is encoded by the coding sequence GTGGACTTATCCCGCATTCCCGCCCAACCCAAACCGGGTCTGATTAACGTTTTGATTGAGATTACCGCCGGTAGCAAAAACAAATACGAGTACGACAAAGAACTGCAAGCCTTTGCCTTAGACCGAGTGCTATATTCTTCTGTCAAGTATCCCTATGACTATGGTTTTGTGCCAAACACACTCGCCGATGATGGCGACCCCCTTGATGGTATGGTGATTATGGATGAGCCAACCTTCCCAGGGTGTGTGATTGCGGCCAGACCGATCGGGATGCTAGAAATGATCGATGGAGGCGATCGCGATGAGAAAATTCTCTGCGTACCCGACAAAGATCCCCGCTACGCCGAAGTTAGATCTCTTAAAGATTTGCAACCGCACCGCTTGTACGAAATTGCAGAATTCTTCAAAAGTTACAAAAATCTAGAGAAGAAGGCTGTCGAAATTTTGGGTTGGCAAGATGTCGATCACGTAATGCCCTTGGTCGAAAAGTGCATTAAAGCTGTTAGCTAA
- a CDS encoding type II toxin-antitoxin system VapC family toxin — MSETIYIETSIFGYLTARSTKNMILAANIEVTRDWWKNYRGAFDLYISQLVLDEAALGDAEIAANRLEILQDMELLKPSEAAQDLVIQFLARSNLPDKAANDAAHIAIATIHGMDYLLTWNCKHIANAQIQKKLTQICADFGYELPTICTPYELMGE; from the coding sequence ATGAGTGAAACCATCTACATTGAAACCAGTATTTTTGGCTACTTGACAGCCAGATCGACTAAAAATATGATTCTTGCTGCCAACATTGAGGTAACGCGAGACTGGTGGAAAAATTATCGCGGAGCTTTCGATCTATACATCTCGCAACTTGTTTTAGATGAAGCAGCCTTGGGCGACGCAGAGATAGCTGCCAATCGGCTTGAAATCTTGCAGGATATGGAATTGCTGAAGCCGAGTGAGGCGGCTCAAGATCTGGTGATTCAATTTTTAGCAAGAAGTAACCTTCCAGATAAAGCTGCTAATGATGCAGCACATATTGCCATAGCTACTATCCACGGTATGGATTATCTTCTAACGTGGAATTGTAAGCACATAGCAAATGCCCAGATTCAGAAAAAGCTTACACAGATTTGCGCTGACTTTGGGTACGAGCTACCAACGATTTGCACACCTTATGAATTAATGGGAGAATAG
- a CDS encoding S8 family serine peptidase, which produces MLASGENILGAQPGTDKPIHKKSTSCAAAVITGFAALFLSLQQQRGEPLNVEAVRQPILNSAIPCNPEEVEEPERCLLGRLNMPT; this is translated from the coding sequence ATCCTCGCCTCCGGCGAAAACATCTTAGGCGCACAACCCGGAACCGATAAACCCATCCATAAAAAAAGCACCAGTTGCGCTGCTGCCGTTATTACCGGATTTGCTGCCCTATTTCTGAGTTTACAACAGCAACGCGGCGAACCCCTCAACGTCGAAGCCGTGCGCCAACCTATCCTCAACAGTGCTATTCCCTGCAATCCTGAAGAAGTCGAAGAACCAGAACGCTGTTTGCTAGGAAGGCTGAATATGCCAACTTAA
- a CDS encoding XisH family protein, whose protein sequence is MAKDVFHRAVRKGLEKEGWVITDDPLRIKAGGADMQIDLGAEKVMAAERGEEKIAVEVKSFIGASNISEFHTAVGQFINYRVALEEQEPERILYLAVPIGVHRRFFFLPFVRTIVERFQITLITYDPVDEVILEWKN, encoded by the coding sequence ATGGCTAAAGATGTTTTTCATAGGGCGGTTAGGAAGGGTTTAGAAAAGGAGGGCTGGGTGATTACGGATGACCCACTGAGAATTAAGGCAGGTGGGGCTGATATGCAAATTGATTTGGGAGCAGAAAAAGTTATGGCCGCAGAAAGGGGAGAGGAAAAAATCGCTGTTGAAGTTAAAAGTTTTATTGGTGCATCAAATATTTCTGAATTTCATACGGCGGTGGGACAATTTATTAACTATCGGGTAGCTTTGGAAGAACAGGAGCCGGAACGCATTTTATATTTAGCCGTTCCGATCGGTGTACATCGCCGATTCTTTTTTCTGCCATTTGTCCGAACTATTGTTGAGCGGTTTCAAATTACATTAATTACTTACGATCCAGTAGACGAGGTAATTTTAGAATGGAAAAACTAG
- a CDS encoding UPF0175 family protein — protein MSIIISDEILQASQLTPSKFRQEIAIYMFQTGRLTLGYASQLADMHPNSFRELLKPQNIPIYSYDVEDFAIDLKNLRELGRL, from the coding sequence ATGAGTATCATCATTTCAGACGAAATCCTACAAGCATCTCAGTTGACCCCAAGCAAGTTTCGCCAAGAAATAGCAATATATATGTTCCAGACAGGTCGATTAACCTTGGGCTATGCTAGCCAACTAGCGGATATGCACCCTAATTCTTTTCGTGAACTCTTGAAGCCGCAAAATATTCCAATCTACTCCTACGATGTTGAGGACTTTGCAATCGATTTGAAAAACCTACGAGAATTGGGACGGCTGTGA
- the panD gene encoding aspartate 1-decarboxylase: MHRSLLLAKIHSCTITASHLNYMGSISIDETLLDAAGILPYEQVQVVNIANGERFITYAIAAPRHSGAIELNGAAARLGMKGDRIIIMTYGQFTPEELKNHSPTVVLVDDNNSLQEVHRYDQLPNRFDSYPVISISLT, encoded by the coding sequence ATGCACCGATCGCTCCTTTTAGCCAAAATTCACAGCTGTACCATCACAGCATCCCATCTCAACTACATGGGGAGTATCAGTATCGACGAAACCCTGTTGGATGCTGCGGGTATATTACCCTACGAACAGGTGCAGGTTGTCAATATTGCCAATGGAGAAAGGTTTATTACTTATGCGATCGCAGCACCGCGTCACTCAGGCGCGATCGAACTCAATGGTGCGGCGGCGCGGTTGGGGATGAAGGGCGATCGCATCATTATCATGACTTACGGGCAATTCACCCCAGAAGAATTGAAAAACCACTCTCCCACAGTTGTCTTGGTAGACGACAATAACAGCCTTCAAGAAGTGCATCGCTACGATCAACTCCCTAACAGATTTGACAGTTACCCGGTTATTAGCATTAGTCTGACGTAG
- a CDS encoding anthranilate phosphoribosyltransferase family protein, translated as MSKVFRELLKKVGSGTHTGEDLSREEAAQATRMMLVGEATPAQIGAFMIAHRIKRPTGEELAGMLDAYDELGPKLQPCDRFKSEVVVLGIPYDGRSRTAPIGPLTALILTAAGVPVIMHGGDRMPTKEGLPLVDIWQGLGIDWTKLSLAQTQQVFESTGLGFVYLPQHFHLAAEFVSYRDQIGKRPPFSTMELMWCPYAGDAHIVSGFVHPPTENMFRDAFALRGTQHFTTVKGLEGSGDLPRDRTAIIGIAKPDAPFERLHLAHNDYGFSNKNPSLDSTAELIEQVQSVLQGKPSEMMQSAIWNGGFYLWNSGVSPDMHSGISEATALLTSGQVVKKLQEIRKTVASFQIVSV; from the coding sequence ATGAGCAAAGTTTTTAGAGAACTGCTGAAAAAAGTTGGCAGCGGTACGCATACCGGCGAAGATTTGAGTCGAGAGGAAGCAGCCCAAGCAACCCGAATGATGTTGGTTGGGGAAGCAACCCCAGCACAAATTGGGGCTTTTATGATTGCCCACCGTATCAAGCGTCCCACTGGTGAAGAATTAGCTGGAATGCTGGATGCTTATGACGAACTGGGGCCAAAACTGCAACCCTGCGATCGGTTTAAGTCAGAGGTGGTAGTTTTGGGTATACCTTATGATGGGCGATCGCGCACGGCACCGATCGGTCCCCTCACAGCTTTAATCCTAACCGCAGCTGGAGTGCCAGTAATCATGCACGGAGGCGATCGAATGCCTACCAAAGAAGGTCTACCCCTGGTTGATATCTGGCAGGGATTAGGCATTGATTGGACTAAATTATCTCTAGCACAAACTCAGCAGGTTTTTGAAAGTACAGGACTGGGATTTGTCTATTTGCCCCAACATTTTCATTTAGCAGCTGAATTTGTTTCCTACCGCGACCAAATTGGCAAGCGTCCTCCCTTTTCCACGATGGAATTGATGTGGTGTCCCTACGCGGGAGATGCCCACATTGTGTCTGGATTTGTTCATCCCCCTACGGAAAATATGTTTCGAGACGCCTTCGCGTTGCGGGGAACTCAGCATTTCACTACGGTGAAGGGTTTAGAGGGAAGTGGCGATTTGCCGCGCGATCGCACCGCCATTATCGGCATTGCTAAGCCTGACGCGCCCTTTGAACGCCTGCATTTAGCACACAATGATTATGGTTTTAGTAACAAGAATCCCTCTCTTGATTCCACTGCCGAATTAATTGAACAGGTGCAATCCGTGTTGCAAGGAAAACCCTCGGAAATGATGCAATCTGCCATCTGGAATGGTGGTTTTTATCTGTGGAATTCAGGCGTTTCTCCAGATATGCACTCCGGTATATCCGAAGCAACAGCCTTACTTACCAGCGGACAGGTTGTTAAAAAACTTCAGGAAATTCGTAAAACTGTCGCCTCCTTCCAAATAGTATCTGTTTAA
- a CDS encoding AAA family ATPase — MAVKIKVKNLGALKQAEFTLGDLTIICGCNNTGKTYATYALFGFLYTWRRMFSIDIKDDKIEQLLADGVIRLDIQEYVKQAEQIVAKGCQAYTQELPKIFAAQPERFKETDFQVSLDIQNISLTRKFELTIGSANVEIFSMTKSEDSTELFVTLLVEKDKAKIPIEILKRTIADALKEIVFAELIPRPFIASAERTGAAIFRKELNFARNRLLEEMGQANNNINPMELLFKVYQDYALPIKTNVDFTRELETIFKKSSFIAENNPDILTDFADIIGGEYTVTRNDDLYYVPKGKRVKLSMDQSSSAVRSLLDIGFYLRHEAQLGDLLMVDEPELNLHPENQRRVARLFARLVNLGIKVFITTHSDYIVKELNTSIMLNHDKPHLKRIAEEEGYRKEELISAEKIKVYIAEEALIKIDGKTKKTKCQTLTPADIDPELGIEARSFDTTIETMNRIQEAIVWGED; from the coding sequence ATGGCAGTGAAAATAAAAGTAAAAAATCTTGGCGCTTTAAAACAAGCCGAATTTACCCTTGGCGACTTGACGATTATTTGTGGCTGCAATAATACTGGTAAGACCTACGCCACTTACGCTCTGTTTGGTTTTTTGTATACTTGGCGGCGGATGTTTTCGATCGACATCAAAGATGACAAGATTGAGCAACTCCTTGCTGACGGCGTAATTCGTCTTGATATACAAGAATATGTCAAACAAGCCGAACAGATTGTTGCTAAAGGTTGCCAAGCATATACCCAGGAATTACCTAAGATTTTCGCAGCACAGCCTGAAAGATTTAAAGAAACAGACTTCCAGGTAAGCCTGGACATCCAAAACATTAGTTTGACACGCAAGTTTGAACTGACGATAGGATCTGCCAATGTCGAAATATTCTCCATGACAAAAAGTGAAGATAGTACAGAATTATTTGTCACTCTGCTAGTTGAGAAAGACAAGGCAAAAATCCCCATTGAGATACTTAAGCGCACCATTGCCGATGCACTGAAAGAGATCGTTTTTGCTGAGCTTATTCCTCGCCCTTTCATCGCTAGTGCCGAACGAACTGGTGCCGCTATTTTTCGTAAAGAGTTGAATTTCGCACGCAATCGCTTGCTTGAAGAAATGGGTCAAGCTAATAACAATATCAATCCAATGGAGCTTTTATTTAAGGTCTATCAAGATTATGCCCTGCCAATAAAAACAAATGTGGATTTTACGCGAGAATTGGAGACAATTTTCAAAAAAAGTAGTTTTATTGCTGAGAATAATCCTGATATACTGACAGATTTTGCTGATATTATCGGCGGTGAGTACACAGTTACTCGCAACGATGATCTTTATTATGTGCCGAAGGGTAAACGGGTCAAGCTTTCTATGGATCAAAGTTCTAGTGCGGTGCGTTCTTTATTAGATATCGGCTTTTACCTCAGACATGAGGCGCAGCTTGGGGATTTACTGATGGTAGATGAACCAGAATTGAACCTACACCCCGAAAACCAGCGTCGCGTCGCTAGACTTTTTGCCCGATTGGTAAACCTCGGCATTAAAGTTTTTATAACTACCCACAGCGATTACATTGTTAAAGAATTGAATACATCGATCATGCTCAACCATGATAAACCTCATCTCAAACGAATTGCTGAAGAAGAAGGTTATCGAAAAGAAGAACTTATCTCTGCTGAAAAAATCAAAGTTTATATTGCGGAAGAGGCATTGATAAAAATAGATGGGAAGACAAAAAAAACTAAATGCCAAACCTTGACACCTGCCGACATTGACCCGGAATTGGGTATTGAAGCTCGCAGTTTTGATACAACTATTGAAACGATGAATCGGATTCAGGAAGCAATAGTCTGGGGTGAGGATTAA
- a CDS encoding DUF362 domain-containing protein has translation MPPAVSLIRANSYDLTNVRASLETLLSPFGGMVSFVKRGDRVLLKPNLLTGARPTKECVTRPELVYCVAKMVQEAGGKPFLGDGPAFGSALGVAKANGYLPLINELNLPIVEFHGKRYETVSEQFNHLLLSKEAMDADAVINLPKVKSHVQLTMTMGVKNLFGCVPGKMKAWWHMEAGKDANRFGEMLVETARAINPDLTILDGIIGHEGNGPSGGEPRFLGILGASQDVFALDRSILSILNVDPSLVPTVAASQRLGLCPELAAIDFPHLRPADIQVSDWKLPEALVPIDFGLPRVIQSTFKHLYIRFIKEPIGAYGDR, from the coding sequence ATGCCACCGGCTGTTAGTCTAATTCGGGCCAACTCCTACGACCTAACCAATGTGCGGGCATCCCTGGAAACTCTGCTCTCACCGTTCGGGGGAATGGTATCCTTTGTGAAACGGGGCGATCGCGTTTTGCTCAAACCCAATTTACTCACAGGCGCACGTCCCACCAAAGAGTGCGTTACCCGCCCGGAATTGGTTTACTGCGTTGCCAAAATGGTACAAGAAGCTGGTGGCAAGCCTTTTTTGGGAGATGGCCCCGCTTTTGGCAGTGCGTTGGGAGTGGCAAAGGCGAATGGTTATTTGCCTTTGATTAATGAACTAAATTTGCCGATAGTGGAGTTCCACGGTAAGCGGTACGAGACTGTCAGCGAACAATTCAATCACCTGCTGCTATCCAAAGAGGCGATGGATGCAGATGCGGTCATTAATTTGCCGAAAGTGAAATCCCACGTGCAACTAACAATGACGATGGGGGTTAAAAATCTCTTTGGTTGCGTCCCCGGAAAGATGAAGGCGTGGTGGCACATGGAAGCGGGGAAAGATGCGAACCGCTTTGGGGAAATGTTGGTGGAAACGGCACGGGCAATTAATCCTGACTTGACGATCCTGGATGGCATTATCGGTCACGAGGGGAATGGCCCCAGCGGTGGCGAACCACGATTCTTGGGGATTCTGGGGGCCTCTCAAGATGTGTTTGCCCTCGATCGCTCTATCCTGTCCATCCTCAATGTTGACCCCAGCTTAGTACCAACGGTTGCAGCTTCCCAGCGCCTGGGCCTTTGTCCCGAATTAGCGGCGATTGACTTTCCGCACTTACGTCCGGCGGATATCCAGGTTTCGGATTGGAAACTACCCGAAGCGCTAGTACCGATCGATTTTGGCTTGCCACGGGTCATCCAGTCTACCTTCAAGCACCTGTATATCCGGTTCATCAAAGAACCGATTGGTGCTTATGGCGATCGCTAG
- a CDS encoding molybdenum cofactor guanylyltransferase: protein MISPNSKPSVAAVILAGGKSSRMGEDKALIPWDGTPLLQKVCKVADECCQQVYILTPWPDRYLSIVKKEYKFLLESNPGQGPLVGLAEGLAQISADWVLLLACDLPLLDPIIIDSWVSHLTQIPSDILALVPRQAELWQPLCGFYRREALPELQNFIQQGGRSFQTWLEQVPVQVIPVSEQCSDMLWNCNTPSDLHH, encoded by the coding sequence ATGATAAGTCCAAACTCAAAACCTTCTGTTGCTGCTGTTATCCTAGCTGGGGGTAAAAGTTCTCGCATGGGAGAGGATAAGGCTCTTATTCCTTGGGATGGCACACCTCTTTTGCAAAAAGTATGTAAAGTGGCAGATGAGTGTTGCCAGCAGGTTTACATTCTCACTCCTTGGCCCGATCGCTATCTATCTATTGTTAAAAAAGAGTATAAATTTTTACTAGAGTCTAACCCAGGTCAGGGGCCGCTAGTTGGCTTGGCTGAGGGACTGGCTCAAATCTCTGCTGACTGGGTGTTACTCTTAGCCTGCGATTTGCCTTTACTCGACCCCATTATTATCGACAGTTGGGTAAGCCACTTAACTCAGATACCTTCTGATATCTTAGCTTTGGTGCCGCGACAGGCTGAACTTTGGCAACCTTTGTGCGGTTTCTATCGGCGGGAAGCTTTACCAGAGTTGCAGAACTTTATTCAGCAAGGTGGGCGATCGTTTCAAACTTGGCTGGAACAAGTGCCTGTGCAGGTTATTCCTGTGAGCGAACAGTGTAGTGATATGCTGTGGAATTGCAATACACCTAGCGATCTGCATCATTAA
- a CDS encoding DUF1796 family putative cysteine peptidase has translation MYRFQIRAHTQKGEFIGLVGSTPELGLWNVTKCVNLCSSGEYYPLWWTDIEIDVPSSLESPVPQNIEYKYVLLRADGSVKWETLTANRWIPIESDHQSSTIIVEDGWFGDAQPCPYGYFKEPTAQKPLTKGDRGLKIAIVGSSVGVGCNSWLLRGWAWHLEQALHEKYGHILVNVSEVGANVSTTIDRFPLVVAPEQPDIVIIALSLGNEGLAYCPPHQRRAVQRRFESGLQQLVKMTKELGAMPILGAVYPNGDYRSEHNWLLRDTHNRMLSWGPFVLNWLDAVDDGAGRWKPGTWFDRAHPNMAGHRLMYEAIDISLFEINKDKFNKEKQLPQQKQEVPIYRDNWGFHIFVCQEEKSLRVINTSKHTYTIAAYWEELQAIIQSKAGLIPGIYIAKNVQLNILPFFWVGEDGKIETRVNIPPAVDLEYCAANHFFSPTVSQTLFYDGHLGLLKESDCLLRVINESDQEYNIHPMWPEVRSALKEMRSGVYEDPLDPDAPFRTMMIGKDGLENRVKVPPKSSVFFQYKCKLSDINRVAILPLGDRCAARMLLYKMEYDGPAFPFDLTRTTNLGDVADMIETGFNDMWNPDLLHYDPDAGRIYHSKWTGLSFAHEVEDTDDPANNMFPVYERMRVRYTARSKRFWYTLRKCDKVLFVRTGVTNRDYVSDLLNKLESKCEGKPFHLLLISPQSSQEFLGLPNVRHYNLEFNPDRMYEDLGYWMHCTDIMRSILESLGVSSKNLFWCPPNPPKDEPQE, from the coding sequence ATGTATCGGTTCCAGATAAGGGCTCACACGCAAAAGGGAGAATTCATCGGACTCGTCGGTTCGACTCCTGAGTTAGGACTGTGGAACGTAACCAAGTGCGTAAATTTATGCAGTAGTGGCGAGTACTACCCTTTATGGTGGACAGACATTGAAATTGATGTTCCTTCGTCGTTGGAGTCACCCGTTCCTCAAAACATCGAATACAAGTACGTGCTACTCCGGGCAGATGGTAGCGTTAAATGGGAAACTTTAACAGCGAACCGTTGGATACCGATCGAATCTGACCATCAGTCATCTACCATAATTGTGGAAGATGGCTGGTTCGGTGACGCGCAGCCTTGTCCCTACGGATATTTTAAGGAGCCTACTGCCCAAAAGCCACTCACCAAAGGAGATCGGGGTCTGAAAATCGCGATCGTTGGCAGTTCTGTAGGCGTAGGATGCAATTCATGGTTGTTGAGGGGCTGGGCGTGGCATCTGGAGCAAGCATTGCATGAAAAATACGGACATATCCTGGTAAATGTGTCTGAGGTGGGTGCCAATGTCAGCACCACAATTGACAGGTTTCCCCTGGTAGTTGCGCCAGAACAACCGGATATCGTTATTATTGCCCTCTCTCTGGGCAACGAGGGGCTGGCTTATTGTCCCCCTCACCAACGACGGGCGGTGCAACGGCGTTTTGAAAGCGGATTGCAGCAACTGGTGAAAATGACGAAGGAATTGGGAGCTATGCCAATTCTAGGAGCAGTATACCCGAATGGGGATTATAGGTCTGAACATAATTGGCTGTTGCGAGATACCCACAACCGGATGCTAAGTTGGGGCCCTTTTGTGCTGAATTGGCTTGACGCTGTGGATGATGGGGCGGGGCGTTGGAAACCGGGTACGTGGTTCGATCGGGCTCATCCTAACATGGCAGGGCACCGTTTGATGTACGAGGCGATCGACATCAGCCTCTTTGAGATAAACAAAGACAAATTTAACAAAGAAAAACAACTTCCACAACAGAAGCAGGAAGTACCAATTTACCGCGATAACTGGGGTTTCCACATTTTTGTCTGTCAAGAAGAGAAGAGTTTGCGGGTTATTAATACATCAAAACATACCTACACGATCGCTGCTTATTGGGAAGAACTGCAAGCAATTATTCAAAGCAAAGCTGGATTAATACCCGGTATTTACATTGCTAAGAATGTACAATTAAATATCCTCCCCTTCTTTTGGGTGGGAGAGGATGGCAAGATCGAAACTAGGGTGAATATCCCCCCTGCTGTTGACCTGGAATATTGTGCTGCCAATCATTTCTTTTCGCCAACAGTTTCGCAAACTTTATTCTACGACGGGCATCTGGGACTTCTGAAAGAAAGCGATTGCCTCCTGCGCGTCATCAACGAATCAGACCAGGAATATAATATCCATCCTATGTGGCCGGAGGTACGTAGCGCCCTCAAAGAAATGCGATCGGGTGTGTATGAAGATCCCCTCGATCCCGACGCGCCGTTTCGCACTATGATGATTGGCAAGGACGGACTGGAAAACCGAGTCAAAGTGCCGCCCAAGTCCTCAGTATTTTTCCAATACAAGTGTAAATTATCAGATATTAACCGAGTGGCGATTCTTCCTTTAGGCGATCGTTGTGCTGCAAGGATGCTTTTATACAAAATGGAGTACGATGGACCAGCCTTTCCTTTCGATCTAACGCGAACCACTAATCTTGGGGATGTCGCGGATATGATTGAGACTGGTTTTAACGATATGTGGAACCCCGACCTGTTGCACTACGATCCTGACGCAGGTAGGATATACCACAGCAAGTGGACGGGGCTGTCTTTCGCCCATGAAGTAGAGGATACAGACGACCCCGCAAACAATATGTTTCCCGTATATGAACGAATGCGCGTTCGTTACACGGCCCGATCGAAACGTTTCTGGTATACCCTAAGAAAGTGCGACAAGGTGCTGTTTGTTCGCACAGGTGTTACCAATCGTGACTATGTGAGCGATCTGCTAAACAAGCTTGAATCAAAATGCGAGGGGAAGCCATTCCACCTTCTGCTAATTTCCCCGCAATCTTCTCAGGAATTTTTAGGACTTCCCAACGTGCGACATTATAATCTGGAGTTCAATCCCGATCGGATGTACGAGGATTTGGGATATTGGATGCACTGCACAGACATCATGCGTTCTATTCTCGAATCCCTTGGGGTGTCTAGCAAAAATCTGTTTTGGTGTCCGCCTAATCCACCCAAGGATGAACCTCAAGAGTGA
- a CDS encoding acyl-CoA synthetase, whose product MNLPLIDRANQNPNKIAIVATEGTFTYHNLLETSAQIATKLLENVEDLQEQRVAFLIPSGFQYVATQWGIWRAGGVAVPLCVGHPKPELDYVIADSGASIAIAHPDFEAVVGPIAQERNLRFILTSETLPEVGLLPEIDIARRALILYTSGTTGKPKGVVTTHQNIQAQVTSLVSAWGWTSDDRILHVLPLHHIHGIINVLTCALWSGAECHILSKFDAQIVCDRMIRGDLTLFMAVPTIYVKLIAAWEAADSERQKRISDGCAKIRLMVSGSAALPVQVLEKWQSISGHFLLERYGMTEIGMALSNSLHGERFAGYVGKPLPQVEVRLVDENGDLVSPGTPGEIQVKGPGVFLEYWQKPEATVKAFRDGWFCTGDFAVVENDNYRILGRISVDIIKTGGYKVSALEIEEVLRTHPDIQDCAVVGVTDLEWGERVCAALVLKSGTNLSLETLRSWAKERLATYKVPTQILAVEELPRNAMGKVTKPSVAKLFHSS is encoded by the coding sequence GTGAATCTCCCACTGATCGATCGCGCTAACCAAAACCCAAACAAAATTGCCATTGTCGCCACTGAAGGAACATTTACATATCATAATTTGCTCGAAACTTCTGCTCAAATTGCTACCAAACTTCTGGAAAATGTAGAAGATTTACAAGAGCAGCGAGTTGCTTTTCTCATTCCTTCAGGATTTCAGTATGTCGCTACACAATGGGGGATTTGGCGTGCGGGTGGGGTGGCGGTACCTTTGTGTGTAGGGCATCCAAAACCTGAGTTAGACTATGTTATTGCAGACTCAGGCGCATCAATTGCGATCGCTCATCCAGATTTCGAGGCGGTAGTGGGTCCGATCGCACAAGAGCGAAATTTGCGATTTATTCTGACTTCGGAAACTCTCCCTGAAGTTGGTTTACTCCCAGAAATTGATATCGCCAGACGAGCCTTAATCCTTTATACTAGCGGCACAACTGGTAAACCCAAGGGAGTAGTTACCACACATCAAAATATTCAAGCGCAAGTGACTAGCTTGGTTTCGGCTTGGGGATGGACATCAGACGATCGCATTTTGCACGTCCTGCCGCTTCACCACATTCATGGGATTATTAATGTGCTAACTTGCGCCTTGTGGAGTGGTGCTGAGTGCCATATCCTCAGCAAGTTTGATGCTCAAATAGTTTGCGATCGCATGATTCGTGGTGACTTAACTCTATTTATGGCTGTACCGACGATTTATGTCAAGCTGATTGCAGCTTGGGAAGCCGCAGATAGCGAACGCCAAAAAAGGATATCCGATGGCTGTGCTAAAATACGTCTGATGGTTTCAGGATCGGCAGCTTTACCCGTCCAAGTATTAGAAAAATGGCAAAGTATCAGCGGTCATTTTCTGCTCGAACGCTACGGTATGACGGAAATTGGCATGGCTTTATCTAACTCTTTACATGGTGAAAGATTCGCGGGATATGTTGGCAAACCCTTACCTCAAGTTGAAGTTAGATTAGTGGATGAAAACGGAGATTTAGTTTCTCCGGGAACACCAGGAGAAATACAAGTCAAAGGGCCAGGAGTTTTTCTGGAATATTGGCAAAAACCGGAAGCAACGGTAAAAGCTTTTCGCGACGGTTGGTTTTGCACAGGCGATTTCGCAGTCGTTGAAAATGATAATTACCGTATCCTTGGTCGAATTAGCGTCGATATCATCAAAACTGGAGGTTATAAAGTTTCGGCTTTGGAAATTGAGGAAGTCCTCCGAACTCATCCAGATATTCAGGACTGTGCAGTTGTTGGGGTTACCGATCTAGAATGGGGTGAGAGAGTTTGTGCAGCTTTGGTATTGAAATCAGGAACTAATTTGAGTTTGGAAACTCTCAGAAGTTGGGCAAAAGAACGACTGGCTACCTACAAAGTTCCCACCCAAATTCTTGCTGTTGAAGAACTACCACGCAACGCGATGGGGAAAGTGACTAAGCCTAGCGTGGCGAAGCTATTTCACTCATCCTAA